From one Nycticebus coucang isolate mNycCou1 chromosome 14, mNycCou1.pri, whole genome shotgun sequence genomic stretch:
- the LOC128565791 gene encoding olfactory receptor 51F1: MEILSNLTSKFPTFLLTGIPGLESVHAWMSIPFCCLYAIALSGNSMILFVVITQQSLHEPMYYFLSMLSATDLGLTISTMSTTLGILWFDAREISLDSCIVQMFFLHGFTFLESGVLVAMAFDRYVAICDPLRYSATLNNSRIIQMGIVMILRTVVLIVPLLLLLKPLYFCRMNVLSHSYCYHPDVIKLACSDIRANSICGLIDLILTTGIDTPCIVLSYILIIHSVLSIASPEERHKVFSTCVSHIGAVAIFYIPMLSLSLVHRYGRSAPKVVHSMMANVYLLLPPVLNPIIYSVKTKQIRKAILNLLLTK, encoded by the coding sequence ATGGAAATCCTAAGCAATTTGACATCTAAATTTCCAACCTTCTTGCTTACCGGCATTCCTGGTCTAGAGTCTGTCCATGCCTGGATGTCCATTCCCTTCTGTTGTCTTTATGCCATTGCCCTCTCTGGGAACAGCATGATCCTGTTTGTCGTCATTACCCAGCAGAGTCTCCATGAACCCATGTACTATTTCCTCTCCATGCTGTCAGCCACTGATCTGGGTCTGACTATTTCTACAATGTCAACAACACTAGGTATACTGTGGTTTGATGCACGTGAAATCAGTCTAGATAGCTGCATTGTCCAGATGTTTTTTCTTCATGGATTCACTTTCCTGGAATCTGGAGTGCTTGTGGCCATGGCCTTTGACCGCTATGTGGCAATCTGTGATCCTCTGAGGTACTCTGCCACTCTCAATAATTCCAGGATCATCCAGATGGGCATCGTAATGATTTTACGTACTGTGGTACTAATAGTTCCATTGCTCTTGCTGCTTAAGCCTCTCTATTTCTGCAGAATGAATGTCCTGTCCCACTCCTACTGTTACCAtccagatgtgattaaattagcATGTTCAGACATTCGGGCTAACAGCATCTGTGGGTTAATTGATCTGATCCTGACCACAGGGATAGATACACCATGCATTGTTCTGTCTTATATCTTAATTATTCACTCTGTCCTCAGTATTGCCTCGCCTGAAGAACGGCATAAGGTCTTCAGCACCTGTGTCTCCCACATTGGAGCAGTTGCTATTTTCTATATCCCCATGTTGAGCTTGTCCTTGGTACATCGCTACGGTCGGTCAGCCCCCAAAGTGGTCCATTCAATGATGGCCAATGTGTACCTGCTTTTGCCCCCTGTGCTCAACCCCATCATCTATagtgtaaaaacaaaacagatccgTAAGGCTATCCTCAATCTGCTCCTTACAAAATAA
- the LOC128564503 gene encoding olfactory receptor 51F2-like encodes MPTFPNSTSTTFLLTGVPGLEWAHAWLSIPFCCLYVTALSGNTLILFVVLTEPSLHEPMYYFLSMLSTTDIGLCISTLVTVLGIFWLNAREISFNACLSQMFFNHFFTVMESSVLLAMAFDRFVAISNPLRYASILTDLKIVQIGAAILTRGTVILIPLVVLLKRLSFCRSHVLRHSYCFHPDVMKLSCSDTKVNSAFGLTAIISTAGVDSIFILLSYVLIIRSVLSIASPEERKKAFGTCVSHITAVAIFYIPLISLSFVHRFGKHAPPFVPTLVANLYLLLPPVMNPIIYSVKTKQIQKAVLKLVCSKITQI; translated from the coding sequence ATGCCAACCTTCCCTAACTCCACTTCCACTACTTTCCTCCTGACGGGAGTCCCCGGACTTGAATGGGCCCATGCCTGGCTCTCCATCCCCTTCTGCTGCCTCTATGTAACTGCCCTTTCTGGGAATACCTTGATTCTATTCGTCGTCCTCACTGAGCCAAGCCTCCATGAGCCCATGTACTATTTCCTCTCCATGTTGTCCACCACTGACATCGGCTTATGCATCTCTACCCTGGTGACGGTGCTGGGAATCTTCTGGCTCAATGCCCGGGAGATCAGCTTCAATGCTTGTTTATCGCAGATGTTCTTCAACCATTTTTTCACTGTCATGGAATCCTCAGTGCTCCTGGCTATGGCCTTTGATCGTTTTGTGGCCATTTCTAATCCTCTGAGATATGCCTCTATCTTAACTGACCTTAAAATAGTACAAATTGGCGCAGCCATCCTCACCAGGGGAACAGTGATACTAATACCGCTGGTGGTGCTGCTTAAGCGACTGTCCTTCTGTCGCAGCCATGTGCTCCGCCACTCCTACTGCTTCCACCCTGATGTGATGAAGCTTTCGTGTTCAGACACGAAGGTCAACAGTGCATTTGGACTGACTGCCATCATCTCCACCGCTGGAGTGGACTCCATCTTCATCCTGCTCTCCTACGTCCTCATCATCCGCTCGGTTCTCAGCATCGCATCcccagaggagaggaagaaggccTTTGGCACCTGCGTCTCTCACATCACCGCTGTGGCCATCTTCTACATCCCTTTAATCAGCTTGTCCTTTGTTCATAGATTCGGAAAACACGCTCCGCCCTTTGTGCCCACCCTCGTTGCTAATCTCTACCTCCTCCTTCCACCTGTGATGAATCCTATCATCTACAGTGTGAAAACGAAGCAGATTCAGAAAGCTGTGCTCAAACTAGTGTGTTCTAAGATAACTCAGATTTAG